The Phyllopteryx taeniolatus isolate TA_2022b chromosome 14, UOR_Ptae_1.2, whole genome shotgun sequence genome has a window encoding:
- the LOC133489467 gene encoding leucine-rich repeat-containing protein 30-like has protein sequence MGGKQSHAFSNKELSEVSVIQGGRRSAGSDQTSLSSAAERIRRHATVHFGYSTLSLAMRGLDDAPTELWELRELQKLNLSMNCLCSLPPALSSLDNLVVLNLWGNNLTSLPPEIGLLKKLRVLFACRNRLSEVPEELGSCTCLEVLSLANNQISGLPGSLAAMCSLTKLNLSHNRIAHIPTCVYSMKGLVFLHLACNHLETIADQIQDLVNLKILIVEGNSIHTLPKTLCFLESLELLNVDFNELQNVPVEMYLLIRLRRLACHPLDKGLHIIHNPLLKPIQEVLQGGLSSLYNYLKPT, from the coding sequence ATGGGCGGGAAGCAATCTCACGCGTTCTCCAACAAGGAGCTGAGCGAGGTGAGCGTGATCCAAGGAGGCCGGAGAAGTGCCGGCAGCGACCAGACCAGCCTGTCCTCAGCCGCCGAGAGAATCCGCAGACACGCCACGGTACACTTTGGCTACAGCACCCTGAGCCTAGCTATGCGTGGTCTTGATGATGCCCCCACCGAGCTGTGGGAGCTTCGCGAGCTGCAAAAGCTCAACCTCTCTATGAACTGCCTCTGCTCGCTGCCACCGGCCCTCAGTTCCCTGGACAACCTTGTGGTGCTCAACCTGTGGGGAAACAACCTGACCAGCCTGCCGCCCGAGATCGGCCTCCTGAAGAAGCTGCGTGTGCTCTTCGCTTGCCGCAACCGCCTGAGCGAGGTGCCCGAGGAGCTCGGCTCCTGCACCTGTCTGGAGGTGCTCAGCCTGGCCAACAACCAGATTAGTGGCCTGCCCGGTAGTTTGGCAGCCATGTGCAGCCTGACCAAGCTCAACCTGAGCCACAACCGCATCGCGCACATCCCTACTTGCGTCTACAGCATGAAGGGCCTGGTCTTCCTCCACCTGGCTTGCAACCACCTGGAGACCATCGCCGACCAGATCCAGGACCTGGTCAATCTCAAGATCCTTATCGTGGAGGGGAACAGCATCCACACACTGCCTAAGACCCTGTGCTTCCTGGAGTCCTTAGAACTCCTCAATGTGGACTTCAATGAACTGCAAAACGTGCCGGTGGAGATGTATTTGCTGATCAGGCTCAGGAGGCTGGCCTGCCACCCTTTGGACAAGGGTCTCCATATTATACATAACCCCCTGCTCAAGCCCATTCAGGAGGTACTGCAAGGAGGACTAAGCTCCCTGTATAACTACCTCAAACCAACGTGA